One Acidobacteriota bacterium genomic window, TTTCCAGCGCGGGCAGCAGCTGGACGGCAGTCAGGAAACGCAGATTTTTCCTTAGCCACGACATACGTTGATTAGATGAGAGTTCTGCCAGGAACGCTTCAGGGGTTACCAGCTGATACGGTTAGCTTACGGGCATGAAAAGCGGGTGTCAAACCCCCTCGGCTGTGATACCGTGCCCCCGTTTTCAGCGAGATAACGCCTGTGAGCGACATCACCGCCAGGATCCTGCGCGTCACCGAGGACCTGCAGGTCCTACAGACGGAACTCGACGAGGCTACGCGGAAGGCCAGCACGCAGCGCCAGGCCGTGGTCGATGAGCTGGTCGAGGGCGACTTGCTCGACGATCTGAAGCATGCCGTGGACAACGTCCGGCACTTCCTGTGGGCATACATCGAGGCGACCTCGGAGAATCCCGCCGACCTGCGCACCACGATGCAGGGATATCGCATGCAGCGCGTCACCGAGATGTTGCGCATGCTGAAAGAAGAGCCCGAGCTCGCCCAGAGCCACCAAGCGCACTCGTTCTTCCAAGAGATCAACAACATCGCGAATACCACCGTCGATCGCTATAAGGATGAGAGCGACGCCAAGGGTGGAGATCCCGCGGTCGCCCCCGGCAAGAAGTAGCCGCGACTTTACTTTCTGCTGCGCCCCTGCAGTCGCTTCCTGCATCCTGATAGCTGCTACCTGCTATCTGCCACCCGTGCAACGATGTCCGCGTTCATGGTTCGACTCGCGCCGAAAAGCAGGCGCTCGCTCACCATGACTGATCTAAAGATTACTCCGCCACGCGCACGTTGAAGACATGCTTCGCTGGTTTGTCTTTGCCATGCTGCAGCGTGAGGAATATCTCCCACTCGTCGTCCATGGTGAAGGCGCCGCTGCCTTCGTAGACGCCCGGCGCCGTCTCTTTCGCGGGGAACTCGTTCTTGCCCATATCCATGATCGGCATCACCAGCGCGATGCCGGCGTTGAGGCCGGCAGCGGGTTTGCCGGCAGCGTCTGCCACGGTGAAGCGGAAGGTGACCGGCTTCTGACTCACCGGCTGCGCGGGATCGAGCGCGACCGCGACCTTGTAGGGCGACGTGCCTTCCACGCGCTCAGCGATGATCGCAGTCTTATTCCCTTGCGCCTGCGGTGTGGGCGCCGCTACGGATCTCTCCGCCGGCACCTGGGTCTGCTGGCATCCGATGATGGTGAACGTGCCGGCGAGCAAGACGATGCGAGAGATCTTCTTCATAGGCCTTGCAATGGATCAATGAACCAATGAATCAATGAACCAATGAATCAATGAACCAATGAACCGATTCCTCAGTGCGTGTGTCCCGAAGCGGCATCTGTTTCGCGCACCGGCACCACGCAGCCGTGCGCCACCTCGCACACCACATTCTCGAATTGGATGGTGGTGTGGTCGATCTGGAAATCGCGGTCGAGCACTTCTTTTATCGCGCGCAGGATGCGTTCGCTCTCTGATGGTGGGATGTCTTCGATGGAGATATGGCAGGAGAGGGCGTGCGACTCCGATCCCAGGCTCCAGACGTGGAGGTCGTGCACGTCGTTCACGCCCGGCACAGCGCGGAGGGCGGCCTCGATGCGCGCCAGCTCCATGCCACTCGGCGTGCCTTCGAGCAGGATGTTGAGCGTCTCGCGCATGATGCCGAGGCTCGACCACAAGATCAATGCGCCGATGCCGAACGAGAGCGCGGGGTCGACCCAGGTCTGCCCGGTGCGCGCGATCACGAATCCGCCAATGAGGACGGCTGCGGTCGAGACGGTGTCGCCGATCTCGTGGATGAACGCGCTGCGCAAGTTCACGTCGCGATTGCTACCCAACAGCGCCAGCGCGATGACGCCATTCATCACGATGCCCACTGCCGCCACCCACATCATCAGGCCGGGATGCACTGGCTGCGGCCGGTAAAGCCGCGCGCCCGCTTCGTAAAAAATGTAGAACGCGATGCCGATGAGCGTGAGCGCGTTGACGAACGCAGCCAGCACGCCGGCGCGCTGGTATCCGTAAGTACGGCGCGCGCTCGGCGGACGCGTCTGGATGTAGACCGCCACCCAACTGAGCGCCAGCGCCAGAAAATCGCTGAGGTTGTGGCCGGCTTCGGAGAGCAGCGCGAGCGAGTGCGCCTTCCAACCCGCGATCGCCAGCAGCACGATGTAGCCGCCCGTGGCGACCATCGCCAGCGTGAGCACACGCTGCGCGTTCGGCGGCCGCTTGAGATCGCCGCCAACGCTTCCGGGATGTGGGTGTGCGCGCGCGACCATTACTTCCTCAGGTCTTCAGGCTTAAGTCGCCACTCCTCAGTTTATCGCGGGATGCGCCGGCAAAGAGCTGGCACTGCCTTCGCCAGCCGCGAGCGGGGCTGTATCCGGCGCCGCCCACTGTGGGTACGGCTCTGCTTACTGGCGGCAGCGTATGCGGTCTCGCAAACCGCGCCGCCCACGAGCGCGCCCACCAGCCCGGCACGGACAAAAGCGCCGTCCGCGACTTCGAAGATAGACGACGGGCGACCATTCGGCCGCCCGTTTTTTGGTGCCAGGATCACCGCTGCCCATTCGGGTGTGGCGTTCGATGGTGCGGTTATTGAATCACGCTATAATGACGGAGCCTTTAAGTCATAAGGTGAGCCCGAAGCGAGCGCCAGCCAGCGCGAGCGCAGGGCGAGGGCGACGCAGCCGAGTCG contains:
- a CDS encoding FixH family protein; translated protein: MKKISRIVLLAGTFTIIGCQQTQVPAERSVAAPTPQAQGNKTAIIAERVEGTSPYKVAVALDPAQPVSQKPVTFRFTVADAAGKPAAGLNAGIALVMPIMDMGKNEFPAKETAPGVYEGSGAFTMDDEWEIFLTLQHGKDKPAKHVFNVRVAE
- a CDS encoding cation diffusion facilitator family transporter, producing the protein MVARAHPHPGSVGGDLKRPPNAQRVLTLAMVATGGYIVLLAIAGWKAHSLALLSEAGHNLSDFLALALSWVAVYIQTRPPSARRTYGYQRAGVLAAFVNALTLIGIAFYIFYEAGARLYRPQPVHPGLMMWVAAVGIVMNGVIALALLGSNRDVNLRSAFIHEIGDTVSTAAVLIGGFVIARTGQTWVDPALSFGIGALILWSSLGIMRETLNILLEGTPSGMELARIEAALRAVPGVNDVHDLHVWSLGSESHALSCHISIEDIPPSESERILRAIKEVLDRDFQIDHTTIQFENVVCEVAHGCVVPVRETDAASGHTH